Proteins encoded by one window of Misgurnus anguillicaudatus chromosome 4, ASM2758022v2, whole genome shotgun sequence:
- the mrpl38 gene encoding large ribosomal subunit protein mL38 isoform X1, with protein MALRSVACVLQRSAVDLGLRSHVRGVRSTAVLGHRSPPQGLMPNEEIDSSQLDSLEKYRSYTRYVRAAEEADRRDVWWKTYRKYRDEEKKEAVEPVNIGLPYQRPSRTTEVRERRKVMMENKKNPELERADRLRNFRIPLDRVKAEWEKSNGPYHIQRLAEHYGIYKDLFPMAYFVPRVMLRVAYGDDSNTVVHYGNCLTPNQATQAPQISFEAEKDSLWTLLLTSPDEHLMDSEQEYLHWLVGNIPGNSVMSGEDICHYISPFPAKGTGFHRYVFILFKQDVPVNFSSHLRPSPCYCLKQRTFRTLDFYREYQDKITPAGLAFFQSQWDESVTNTFHELLNMREPVFDYERPPVYHPPQKKYPHGQPLRYLDRYRNGTEHTYGIY; from the exons ATGGCGCTGCGCAGTGTTGCGTGTGTTCTGCAGCGGTCTGCAGTGGATTTGGGTTTAAGGAGTCATGTTAGAGGAGTTCGGTCTACAG CCGTTCTGGGTCACAGGTCCCCTCCTCAGGGTCTGATGCCTAATGAAGAGATTGACAGTAGCCAGCTTGACTCCCTGGAGAAATATCGCAGTTACACTCGATACGTGAGAGCAGCGGAGGAGGCCGACCGGAGAGATGTGTGGTGGAAGACCTACAGGAAATACAGAGATGAAGAGAAGAAGGAAG CCGTCGAGCCGGTCAACATCGGTCTCCCGTACCAGCGTCCCTCCAGGACGACAGAGGTGAGGGAGAGGAGGAAGGTGATGATGGAGAACAAGAAGAACCCTGAGCTAGAAAGAGCCGATCGACTGCGCAACT TTCGCATTCCCCTGGACCGAGTAAAAGCAGAATGGGAGAAGTCAAACGGGCCGTACCACATCCAGAGACTCGCTGAACACTATGGAATCTATAAGGACTTGTTTCCCATGGCATATTTTGTACCTCGGGTGATGCTGCGTGTGGCTTATGGAGACGACAGCAACACGGTGGTGCATTATGGGAATTGCTTAACACCAAATCAG GCGACACAGGCACCTCAGATCAGTTTTGAAGCGGAGAAGGATTCTCTCTGGACGCTGTTACTAACCAGCCCAG ATGAACATCTCATGGACAGTGAGCAGGAGTATCTTCACTGGCTTGT TGGGAATATCCCTGGAAATTCTGTGATGTCTGGAGAAGATATCTGTCATTACATCAGCCCATTTCCAGCCAAAGGAACAGGATTTCACAGATACGTCTTTATCCTGTTTAAACAAGACGTCCCGGTGAATTTCAGCAGTCACCTTCGTCCATCCCCATG CTATTGTCTGAAGCAGCGGACTTTCCGAACATTAGATTTCTATAGGGAATACCAGGATAAAATCACTCCAGCTGGCCTGGCGTTCTTTCAGAGTCAGTGGGACGAGTCTGTCACGAACACATTTCATGAGTTACTTA ATATGAGAGAGCCTGTGTTTGATTATGAAAGACCTCCGGTTTATCACCCACCACAGAAGAAATATCCACACGGACAACCTCTCAGATACTTGGACCGCTACAGGAATGGAACAGAACACACCTATGGGATTTATTAA
- the mrpl38 gene encoding large ribosomal subunit protein mL38 isoform X2, which yields MALRSVACVLQRSAVDLGLRSHVRGVRSTAVLGHRSPPQGLMPNEEIDSSQLDSLEKYRSYTRYVRAAEEADRRDVWWKTYRKYRDEEKKEAVEPVNIGLPYQRPSRTTEVRERRKVMMENKKNPELERADRLRNFRIPLDRVKAEWEKSNGPYHIQRLAEHYGIYKDLFPMAYFVPRVMLRVAYGDDSNTVVHYGNCLTPNQATQAPQISFEAEKDSLWTLLLTSPDEHLMDSEQEYLHWLVGNIPGNSVMSGEDICHYISPFPAKGTGFHRYVFILFKQDVPVNFSSHLRPSPCYCLKQRTFRTLDFYREYQDKITPAGLAFFQSQWDESVTNTFHELLNMREPVFDYERPPVYHPPQKKYPHGQPLRYLDRYRNGTEHTYGIY from the exons ATGGCGCTGCGCAGTGTTGCGTGTGTTCTGCAGCGGTCTGCAGTGGATTTGGGTTTAAGGAGTCATGTTAGAGGAGTTCGGTCTACAG CCGTTCTGGGTCACAGGTCCCCTCCTCAGGGTCTGATGCCTAATGAAGAGATTGACAGTAGCCAGCTTGACTCCCTGGAGAAATATCGCAGTTACACTCGATACGTGAGAGCAGCGGAGGAGGCCGACCGGAGAGATGTGTGGTGGAAGACCTACAGGAAATACAGAGATGAAGAGAAGAAGGAAG CCGTCGAGCCGGTCAACATCGGTCTCCCGTACCAGCGTCCCTCCAGGACGACAGAGGTGAGGGAGAGGAGGAAGGTGATGATGGAGAACAAGAAGAACCCTGAGCTAGAAAGAGCCGATCGACTGCGCAACT TTCGCATTCCCCTGGACCGAGTAAAAGCAGAATGGGAGAAGTCAAACGGGCCGTACCACATCCAGAGACTCGCTGAACACTATGGAATCTATAAGGACTTGTTTCCCATGGCATATTTTGTACCTCGGGTGATGCTGCGTGTGGCTTATGGAGACGACAGCAACACGGTGGTGCATTATGGGAATTGCTTAACACCAAATCAG GCGACACAGGCACCTCAGATCAGTTTTGAAGCGGAGAAGGATTCTCTCTGGACGCTGTTACTAACCAGCCCAG ATGAACATCTCATGGACAGTGAGCAGGAGTATCTTCACTGGCTTGT TGGGAATATCCCTGGAAATTCTGTGATGTCTGGAGAAGATATCTGTCATTACATCAGCCCATTTCCAGCCAAAGGAACAGGATTTCACAGATACGTCTTTATCCTGTTTAAACAAGACGTCCCGGTGAATTTCAGCAGTCACCTTCGTCCATCCCCATG CTATTGTCTGAAGCAGCGGACTTTCCGAACATTAGATTTCTATAGGGAATACCAGGATAAAATCACTCCAGCTGGCCTGGCGTTCTTTCAGAGTCAGTGGGACGAGTCTGTCACGAACACATTTCATGAGTTACTTA ATATGAGAGAGCCTGTGTTTGATTATGAAAGACCTCCGGTTTATCACCCACCACAGAAGAAATATCCACACGGACAACCTCTCAGATACTTGGACCGCTACAGGAATGGAACAGAACACAC CTATGGGATTTATTAA